The Mauremys mutica isolate MM-2020 ecotype Southern chromosome 1, ASM2049712v1, whole genome shotgun sequence genome has a segment encoding these proteins:
- the LOC123363237 gene encoding olfactory receptor 52E4-like — protein sequence MSDSNTTYFTNPSTFILLGIPGLEAAHVWISIPFCTMYAIAILGNCIILFIVKTEPSLHGPMYYFLCMLAVTDLVMSTSTVPKMLSIFWSNSREISFSACLTQMYFIHCFSGMESGILVAMAFDRYMAICNPLRYSTTLTNSAVAKIGLAVVLRSGILALPYPFLVRQWPYCRTNIIPHFYCGHMAVVKLACADISINSYYGLFDLFSVIGMDVVFIAVSYTLILRAIFRLPTKDARLKTFGTCISHLCAISALYIPDFFSSLISRFGHSVPLNFLFLITSVYQLVPPVLHPIIYGVRTKQIRGRLLQFFTHKGA from the coding sequence ATGTCAGATTCTAACACAACttacttcaccaacccctccaccttcatcctactgggcattcctggcctagaggcagcccatgtctggatctccatccccttctgcaccatgtacgccatagccatcttggggaactgcatcatcctgttcattgtgaagacagagccgagcctccatgggcccatgtactatttcctctgcatgctggctgtcaccgaCCTGGTCATGTCCACATCCACCgtacccaaaatgctgagcatcttctggtccaattccagggagatcagtttcagtgcctgcctcacccagatgtacttcattcactgcttctcagggatggagtctggaatcctcgtggccatggcttttgatcgctacatGGCCATCTGCAATCCTCTGAGATATTCAACGACCCTGACAAACTCTGCTGTGGCCAAGATAGGCCTGGCTGTGGTGCTGCGTAGTGGCATACTCGCATTGCCCTATCCCTTCCTGGtgaggcagtggccatattgcagaaccaacatcatcccccacttcTATTGTGGGCATATGGCCGTGGTGAAGCTTGCCTGCGCTGACATCAGCATCAATAGTTACTATGGGCTGTTTGATCTTTTCTCTGTGATTGGAATGGATGTGGTTTTTATTGCCGTGTCCTATACTCTGATCCTTCGGGCCATCttccgcctccccacaaaggatgcccggctcaaaacttttgggacctgcatatctcatctttgtgccatctcagCTTTGTACATCCCAGATTTCTTCTCCTCTCTCATTTCGCGGTTTGGCCACAGTGTGCCactaaatttcctttttcttATTACCAGTGTGTACCAGCTGGTGCCCCCCGTGCTGCACCCCATCAtttatggggtgaggaccaagcagatccggggcaggctgcTCCAATTCTTTACTCATAAGGGGGCCTAA
- the LOC123377058 gene encoding olfactory receptor 52E4-like: protein MSDSNRTDFTNPSTFILLGIPGLEAAHIWISIPFCAMYAIAVLGNFTILFIVKKEPSLHGPMFYFLCMLAFTDLVMSTSTIPKMLSIFWFNSREINFSSCLTQMYFVLSFSTMESGMLAAMAFDRYVAICNPLRYSTILTNSAVAKIGLAVVMRSGILTLPYPFLVRRYPYCRTNIIPHFYCGHMAVVKLACADIRINSYYGLFILFSVIGVDVFFIAVSYTLILRAIFRLPTKDARLKTFGTCISHLCAISALYIPDLVSSLIQRFGHNVPLHFLILITSVYQLVPPMIHPIIYGVRTKQIWCRLLQLYTPKET from the coding sequence ATGTCAGATTCTAACAgaaccgacttcaccaacccctccaccttcatcctgctgggcattcctggcctggaggcagcccataTCTGGATCTCCATTCCCTTCTGTGCTATGTACGCCATAGCAGTGTTGGGGAACTTCACTatcctgttcatcgtgaagaaggagccgagcctccatgggcccatgttctatttcctctgcatgctggccttCACCGACCTGGTCATGTCCACATCCACCatacccaaaatgctgagcatcttctggttcaattccagggagatcaatttcagttcctgcctcacccagatgtactttgtTCTTTCATTCTCAACAATGGAGTCTGGAATGCTTGccgccatggcttttgatcgctacgtggcTATCTGCAATCCTCTGAGATATTCCACTATCCTGACAAACTCTGCTGTGGCCAAGATAGGCCTGGCCGTGGTGATGCGCAGTGGCATACTCACATTACCCTATCCCTTCCTGGTTAGGCGATACCCATATTGCAGAACGAACATCATCCCACACTTCTATTGTGGGCATATggctgtggtgaagctggcctgtgctGACATTCGCATCAATAGTTATTATGGACTGTTTATTCTTTTCTCTGTGATCGGagtggatgtgttttttattgccgtgtcctatactctgatcctccgggccatcttccgcctccccacaaaggatgcccggctcaaaacttttgggacctgcatctctcatctttgtgccatctcagCTTTGTACATCCCAGATTTAGTCTCCTCTCTCATTCAACggtttggccacaatgtgccACTACATTTCCTCATTCTTATTACCAGTGTGTATCAGCTGGTACCCCCCATGATACACCCCATCATTTACGGCGTGAGGACCAAGCAGATCTGGTGCAGGCTGCTCCAGCTCTATACTCCTAAAGAGACCTAA
- the LOC123373325 gene encoding olfactory receptor 52E4-like, giving the protein MSDSNTTNFRNPSTFILLGIPGLEAAYIWISIPFCAMYAIAVLGNFTILFIIKRDPSLHGPMFYFLCMLAVTDLVMSTSTVPKMLSIFWFNSREISFSSCLTQMYFIHCFSAMESGILVAMAFDRYVAICHPLRHSIILTNSVVAKIGLAVVLRSGINTLPYPFLARRWPYCRTNIIPHFCCGHMAVVNLACADIRISSYYGLFDLLSVIGMDVFFIAVSYTLILRAIFRLPTKDARLKTFGTCISHLCAISSLYIPDFFSSLTHRFGHNVPRHFLVLIASVYLLVPPMIHPIIYGVRTTQIRGRLLQLFIS; this is encoded by the coding sequence ATGTCAGATTCGAACACAACCAACTTCAgaaacccctccaccttcatcctacttggcattcctggcctagaggcagcctatatctggatctccattcccttctgtgctatgtacgccatagccgtgttggggaacttcaccatcctgttcatcatTAAAAGGGATCCGAGCCTCCACGGGCCCatgttctatttcctctgcatgctggctgtcaccgaCTTGGTCATGTCCACATCCACCgtacccaaaatgctgagcatcttctggttcaattccagggagatcagtttcagttcctgcctcacccagatgtatttcattcactgcttctcagcgatggagtctggaatcctcgtggccatggcttttgatcgctacgtggccatctgccatcccctgagacattccatcATCCTGACAAACTCTGTTGTGGCCAAGATAGGCCTAGCTGTGGTGCTGCGCAGTGGCATAAACACATTACCCTATCCTTTCCTGGCGAggcggtggccatattgcagaaccaatatCATCCCCCACTTTTGTTGTGGGCATATGGCTGTGGTGAACCTGGCCTGTGCTGACATCCgcatcagtagttactatggcctgTTTGATCTTCTCTCTGTGATTGGAATGGATGTATTTTTTATCGCTGTGTCTTATACTCTGATCCTCCGGGCCATCttccgcctccccacaaaggatgcccggctcaaaacttttggaacctgcatctctcatctttgtgccatctcaTCTTTGTACATCCCAGATTTCTTCTCCTCTCTCACACACCGGTTTGGTCACAATGTGCCCCGGCACTTCCTCGTTCTCATTGCCAGTGTGTAcctgctggtgccccccatgatacaccccatcatttatggggtgaggaccacgcagatccggggcaggctgctccagctctttatttcATAA